In Paramormyrops kingsleyae isolate MSU_618 chromosome 13, PKINGS_0.4, whole genome shotgun sequence, a single window of DNA contains:
- the LOC140578199 gene encoding uncharacterized protein isoform X1, with product MDSQQHSQIVDPYRYYQANVIAAMDRADMFAQYGDGPSMFTAGGMLAAPGPSMTPFAGSVGLQMPTPTPVWSVWPQQGSEAPVPLLPPITIPVATEPPKKGKRRRQRCRNPESFSSKYQRLMDVTYGTAQYWSIDNGLNCATHESSTDTSTHTRCGVKRKWCREAEVQGQGSEENGGQSGNEEVERAAKQSRQMAADTAASRPSESLNHPVPGCSSEQHGWNSVPSCVEQDWNLEDLELWNSILQPDERPVPAATMDWPLDPFEGWVSDLFLDPCLKSWETPETAHVQDGHGQVPVSQVEGSQESMVEPQIQVQQDSSGNTFDPEELILQQILVELFKNCK from the exons ATGGATTCTCAGCAGCATTCTCAAATTGTCGATCCATATCGTTATTATCAAGCAAACG TAATTGCAGCAATGGACAGGGCAGACATGTTCGCCCAGTATGGTGATGGTCCCAGCATGTTTACTGCTGGGGGAATGCTGGCCGCCCCTGGGCCAAGCATGACACCATTTGCTGGATCTGTGGGGCTGCAAATGCCCACACCTACACCAGTGTGGAGCGTCTGGCCCCAGCAAGGGAGCGAGGCTCCCGTTCCACTCCTGCCACCAATTACTATCCCTGTTGCGACGGAACCACCCAAGAAGGGTAAACGGCGTCGCCAGAGGTGCAGAAACCCCGAGTCCTTCAGCTCGAAATACCAGAGGCTGATGGATGTAACTTATGGGACTGCACAATATTGGTCCATAGACAATGGTTTAAATTGTGCCACACATGAAAGTTCCACTGATACATCAACCCACACAAGATGTGGGGTAAAGAGGAAGTGGTGCAGGGAGGCAGAGGTCCAGGGCCAGGGCAGTGAGGAAAATGGTGGCCAGAGTGGAAACGAAGAAGTGGAGAGAGCTGCCAAGCAGAGCAGGCAAATGGCTGCAGATACTGCAGCTAGCCGGCCATCAGAGTCTCTGAACCATCCTGTGCCAGGATGTTCTTCAGAGCAGCACGGGTGGAATTCTGTTCCCTCCTGTGTGGAACAGGACTGGAACCTGGAGGACCTGGAGTTGTGGAACAGCATCCTCCAGCCTGATGAGAGGCCAGTCCCTGCTGCAACAATGGACTGGCCTCTAGACCCGTTTGAGGGATGGGTCTCGGACCTGTTTCTTGACCCATGCTTAAAAAGTTGGGAAACACCTGAGACTGCCCATGTGCAGGATGGACATGGACAAGTCCCTGTCTCCCAAGTTGAAGGGAGCCAGGAATCCATGGTGGAGCCCCAGATCCAGGTGCAGCAGGACAGCTCAGGGAATACATTTGACCCCGAAGAGCTCATCTTGCAGCAGATCCTGGTAgaactttttaaaaactgtaaatag
- the LOC140578199 gene encoding uncharacterized protein isoform X2, translated as MDRADMFAQYGDGPSMFTAGGMLAAPGPSMTPFAGSVGLQMPTPTPVWSVWPQQGSEAPVPLLPPITIPVATEPPKKGKRRRQRCRNPESFSSKYQRLMDVTYGTAQYWSIDNGLNCATHESSTDTSTHTRCGVKRKWCREAEVQGQGSEENGGQSGNEEVERAAKQSRQMAADTAASRPSESLNHPVPGCSSEQHGWNSVPSCVEQDWNLEDLELWNSILQPDERPVPAATMDWPLDPFEGWVSDLFLDPCLKSWETPETAHVQDGHGQVPVSQVEGSQESMVEPQIQVQQDSSGNTFDPEELILQQILVELFKNCK; from the coding sequence ATGGACAGGGCAGACATGTTCGCCCAGTATGGTGATGGTCCCAGCATGTTTACTGCTGGGGGAATGCTGGCCGCCCCTGGGCCAAGCATGACACCATTTGCTGGATCTGTGGGGCTGCAAATGCCCACACCTACACCAGTGTGGAGCGTCTGGCCCCAGCAAGGGAGCGAGGCTCCCGTTCCACTCCTGCCACCAATTACTATCCCTGTTGCGACGGAACCACCCAAGAAGGGTAAACGGCGTCGCCAGAGGTGCAGAAACCCCGAGTCCTTCAGCTCGAAATACCAGAGGCTGATGGATGTAACTTATGGGACTGCACAATATTGGTCCATAGACAATGGTTTAAATTGTGCCACACATGAAAGTTCCACTGATACATCAACCCACACAAGATGTGGGGTAAAGAGGAAGTGGTGCAGGGAGGCAGAGGTCCAGGGCCAGGGCAGTGAGGAAAATGGTGGCCAGAGTGGAAACGAAGAAGTGGAGAGAGCTGCCAAGCAGAGCAGGCAAATGGCTGCAGATACTGCAGCTAGCCGGCCATCAGAGTCTCTGAACCATCCTGTGCCAGGATGTTCTTCAGAGCAGCACGGGTGGAATTCTGTTCCCTCCTGTGTGGAACAGGACTGGAACCTGGAGGACCTGGAGTTGTGGAACAGCATCCTCCAGCCTGATGAGAGGCCAGTCCCTGCTGCAACAATGGACTGGCCTCTAGACCCGTTTGAGGGATGGGTCTCGGACCTGTTTCTTGACCCATGCTTAAAAAGTTGGGAAACACCTGAGACTGCCCATGTGCAGGATGGACATGGACAAGTCCCTGTCTCCCAAGTTGAAGGGAGCCAGGAATCCATGGTGGAGCCCCAGATCCAGGTGCAGCAGGACAGCTCAGGGAATACATTTGACCCCGAAGAGCTCATCTTGCAGCAGATCCTGGTAgaactttttaaaaactgtaaatag